TCGAACGCGGCGATCGGAAGCGCAGCGACGGCCGCGGCCGGAGAAAACTGGCCGTACGCGCCGAAGAAGACCGCAAGGTCGGAGGCCAGCAATAGGGGGGCGCCGACGAACGCGATGATGGGCAGGACGCGGGGCACCAGGCCGGACCGGTAGAGCAGGTAGCCCAGGAGAAGGTCGCAGGCGACCGGCATGAGGCTCTGCGAGAGCAGGAACGTCCAGTTGTAGGACGCGACCAGGCTGTGGCCGACGGTGACCAGGGAGGCCGTGTCCGCGCCGGCGGTTCCGGCGACGTTGTTGCGCAAGGTGATGATCGAAAGCAGGCTGATCACACCGACGAAGATCAGGCTGGATTCCAGCACGCGGGCGGTGACGAACCCGAGGGCAGCCGTCTGGCTCTGCCGTTTGGCCACCGGGTACAAGACCACGGCCGTGCCGATGCCGGCCAGGGCGACGATGATCTCGGTGAGGGCGCCCACGAGCACGCCGGTGCTGCTGCCGGTGCCCAGCACGAAGTCGGCGTGATCCTT
Above is a genomic segment from Mycobacteriales bacterium containing:
- a CDS encoding DUF4386 domain-containing protein yields the protein MSAIAHAPIATGAANDPMRRTARIAGVLYLITFVSIPTLALYKPIKDHADFVLGTGSSTGVLVGALTEIIVALAGIGTAVVLYPVAKRQSQTAALGFVTARVLESSLIFVGVISLLSIITLRNNVAGTAGADTASLVTVGHSLVASYNWTFLLSQSLMPVACDLLLGYLLYRSGLVPRVLPIIAFVGAPLLLASDLAVFFGAYGQFSPAAAVAALPIAAFEFALGVWLIVRGFRPAAVRALGTPDLDLRQRDAALELPVPPQPPAPTVVSG